A single window of Bombyx mori chromosome 17, ASM3026992v2 DNA harbors:
- the LOC692813 gene encoding G10 protein yields MPKVRRSRKPPPEGWELIEPTLEELEQKMREAETEPHEGKRKQESLWPIFKIHHQKSRYIYDLFYRRKAISRELYQYCLNEKIADANLIAKWKKTGYENLCCLRCIQTRDTNFATNCICRVPKSKLEEGRIVECVHCGCRGCSG; encoded by the exons ATGCCTAAGGTTCGTCGCAGTAGGAAACCACCACCAGAAGGATGGGAATTAATTGAGCCAACACTTGAGGAACTTGAACAGAAAATGCGAGAAG ccGAAACTGAACCGCACGAAGGGAAACGAAAACAAGAATCCTTATGGCCAATTTTCAAAATACATCATCAGAAATCGCGTTACATCTATGACTTATTTTACAGACGTAAGGCCATTAGTAGAGAACTTTACCAATATtgcttaaatgaaaaaatagcTGACGCCAATCTTATAGCGAAATGGAAAAAGACTGGgtatgaaaatttgtgttgtCTTCGCTGCATACAAACTAGAGATACAAATTTTGCAACTAATTGTATATGTAGAGTTCCGAAGAGTAAGCTGGAAGAGGGAAGGATTGTTGAATGTGTCCATTGTGGTTGCAGAGGTTGTTCAGGATAg
- the Inx4 gene encoding innexin 4: MIDLFMPFRSFLKFENVCTDNNIFRMHYKLTVIILLVFTLLVTSKQFFGEPIHCMSGNDKGNDKDAVNSYCWIYGTYTLKSQLLGVEGRHMAYVGVGPAKSDDDEQIKHTYYQWVCFVLLGQATMFYAPRYLWKMWEGGRLKALAADLSSPMVSKDWSEFRRKELVSYFNYTNMYTHNMYALRYAFCELLNLVNVVGQIFILDLFLGGSFRNYGAAVAAFTHTPRIPNDFTNFTSVNPMDEFFPKLTKCWLRNYGPSGSLELKDRLCVLPLNIVNEKIFVILWFWLIILTAFSILAVVFRFLLLILYPLRTVMIRGQIRYVKRSVVSRIVKRFGFGDWFILHLLGKNMNPIIFKDLVLELAKEIEHNAIMV; encoded by the exons ATGATTGATCTTTTTATGCCTTTTCGTTCATTTTTGAAATTTGAGAATGTATGtactgataataatatttttcgaatgCATTACAAGCTCACAGTCATAATATTATTGGTGTTTACACTTCTTGTGACTTCAAAGCAGTTTTTCGGAGAGCCCATACATTGTATGAGCGGCAATGATAAAGGCAATGATAAGGACGCCGTGAACAGTTATTGTTGGATATATGGAACATACACGCTGAAGAGCCAGCTTTTAG GTGTTGAAGGCAGGCACATGGCATATGTAGGAGTAGGACCGGCTAAGTCCGACGATGATGAGCAGATCAAACACACTTACTACCAGTGGGTGTGTTTTGTACTACTTGGTCAAGCCACCATGTTTTATGCTCCTCGATACCTGTGGAAAATGTGGGAAGGAGGCAGGCTGAAGGCACTGGCAGCTGATCTta GCAGTCCAATGGTTTCGAAGGATTGGTCAGAGTTCAGGCGCAAGGAACTTGTctcatattttaattacacaaaTATGTATACTCATAATATGTATGCCCTGCGTTATGCATTTTGTGAGTTACTGAACCTTGTAAATGTG GTTGGTCAAATATTTATTCTGGACTTGTTCCTTGGTGGTTCATTCCGTAACTATGGTGCTGCAGTTGCAGCTTTTACGCACACCCCACGCATACCTAACGATTTTACCAACTTCACCTCTGTCAACCCCATGGATGAATTTTTTCCCAAACTCACTAAATGCTGGTTAAGAAACTATGGACCTTCAGGCTCTCTTGAATTAAAGGATCGATTGTGTGTACTACctttaaatattgttaatgaAAAGATATTTGTTATCCTTTGGTTCTGGCTTATTATATTAACGGCTTTTTCGATACTAGCAGTAGTTTTTCGTTTTCTCTTGCTTATATTATATCCACTGCGGACAGTAATGATACGTGGACAAATACGCTATGTTAAAAGAAGTGTTGTCTCACGTATTGTAAAGAGATTTGGTTTTGGGGACTGGTTTATTCTCCACTTATTGGGTAAGAACATGAATCCAATAATTTTTAAGGATTTAGTACTTGAATTGGCCAAAGAAATAGAACATAATGCTATAATGGTATAA